GGCCGACAGACAACAAGAACGGCCGAACGATGAAGCGGTTTTAGACGCTATTTTCAATCCTCTGTTACCGTCAGGTGGTGAAGTTCCCCAAGGAGTTGTTGATGAAACACCTGGTAAATcatgttttattatttctttggGAATTTGTTACATTTTCGGACTTTTCACttaaataaaagaaaagttttttacattccaatccaaggcaattcACTTCAATACTGGACATGTGCAAATGGATGGGCAAAGAAACCACTTTCTATTGTTTCTGGTTTAATAAATGAAGCCCAACCATGGGCTAAATTGTTACAAAGTTTACAATTGAGGATGTGTTGTAAATATACCCACTATAATCAACAATTTATTTGACAAAATccttaatttctttttaacttgttttatttttaacttgttttattttttttacattatcaTTTAAAATTAGGCCTATAATTTATTAACCTAGGCCtacaataattgtatttttcttatTCTGATCCAATGTCATGAGATTGCTTTTCTTTGCAAAATAACAACCACGGACTCTGGAGGACAATAATAGAGGAGGGAaatgcacaaaacaaacaatttattaataaaaatctaagtgaaaaagtaaatttttctccagatttgcttgtttttaatagtcttttgtaattttgtgtaaGTTTTTTTGGCTGGTTGTTACGTTAGAAATCATAGCCAAATCGGCAGTTCACTGTATTGTGACAGAGAGCACTACTCTAGTCCGTACAACCGAAGTggtcaaaaaaatattgttaaaaaggAGAACAGCTAGCgcccggataactttccgtatggcgccaccacttcaatctcattgaggtaaattatacactatttcatatcgaatgaaaaagtagtGGCGTCATACACAAACTGTTCCCAGATTAGAACtccattaattttggttttttggtATTTCCTCCCTCCATGCTTCACCACAgctttttttccaaaatgtgcTGGTCATGTGCCTACAGAGTAGGCTACATACATGATGCTGGTACATGGCACTCAGCATACCCGTGTCATCAAAACTGTGAATATTCAGCGTCCGAACTccattagttgcgataacataatcCTCCTCTCAAccgtcaggaggagggttatgttatcgcaactatataTTCAATACACATTGCATATTATCAAGATCTTAAATAgcaccctcactgaggtcagTAAAAAACGTCTCATTGGCTAATGGTTGTAGTTTCAGAATcattgtttattcattttgaatatttgtaatttttctgtttttcctCATTCTTATTGTTAAGTAACAAATTTGTCATTTCTAGTTTTAATCTGTAGCTAGCTAAAAATTACTTTAAGTTAGATTTAGCCATTTTAGCTCCTGCTTCAATATGTTATAATCTTTTATAAGTTTATATTTCCGTTAAAGTACTTATCATGGACCTCTCTTTTGCCTTGAGTTTTGTAAACATAATTCTATGGCCGCCATTTTATTTCATCTTCCTTTTTCTTGAtcagaaaatgatgaaagtgaAGAAGTCCGAGAGTCTAGAGATTTAGAGCTTCAAGGAGTACACAAGGCAGAAGCTGGTGATATGAATTCAGCCATAGACTTCTTCAATAAAGCTGTACTAGTCTCACCAGAGAGGGCGTCATGCTACAACAACAGAGCGCAAGCCCTACGTTTAAGGGGGGATATAATcggtttgtaaacaaaatactgaATTCTGTCCTGcttgatattttaaaactaaaaatggAGGAGAAAGTAATTCATATCACCTactttgcacacaaaaaacattccaGCTAAACCTCTGAAAAATGTAATCAAATGAGGTAACCAATGATAAAAAACATTGCATATTAGTTGTAAGTTTTGATGAAATCGTACAGAACATGCTGCTTAGATGTATTGTATATACAGAAACTATTTACCAATTGTATATTCACCTAAGATTTCCTGATAAGTCAATTTAGTCAAGATAAGTTATACATTTCCTATTACCCCTCCCCCTCCAATAGGAGCTCTTGAAGATTTGAACCATGCCATTGAGCTGAGCAATGGACGAAGCAAGGCTGCCTGCCAGGCTTACACACAACGAGGCCTCATCAGAAGACTGGAAGGAAATAATGAGGATGCCTTAGAAGATTTCAAGAAAGCTGCCTGCCTGGGTAGCACCTTTGCAAGGTCACAGGTCGTCCAGATGAACCCCTATGCTGCAATGTGCAACCAGATGCTATCAGATGTCATAGGACGACTGCAAGCTGGAGAACCAGACTATGAAAGTTGAAAGGTCAATGTTTCTCAATGCCAGACACCTTAGCCAAAGAGTAACAATACATTATTGCAAAGGGTTGCCCAAAGGCTTTTAGAACCTTTATAGACCTCTATCATGGTACGACCATCTTGACTTCTTTTACCATTCAAACCAGTGCAGCCAAGCTGAGACTGGAATGCACTATAgactggttcctttttgtacaattaatATCAGCATCCTTTACTGTTATGATATACTGGGAATGTGACCAAGATGGCGGTAGCATGGTGAAGGTCCATTAACCATGTCTTTTTTCATGTATACAAATCAGTCATCGTCAAAGCCTTGTTTGGTTACACTTGttgaaatattaaaacaagatttgttttcaatgtttgctTTCTGTAAGAATTTTGTTGTGTATGCTTAGCTGCATtttgtgcctaagcagctctatgaaaatgggtccAGATTAATATCTGAAATGTTGTGTCTATAGATTGTTGAATCAGAAGAGGAATGTGTTGACTGACTATGATGTAAATATATGTAcacaaaattaacttaaaacaaactttactctgactttattttactttattgtTTGTAGTGCTTTTTAGTGTCAAATCTGCATAACACAAAATAGGAATCTGGACAGCAAACTAGAATtaactcaaaacaaacttaTTCTGAACTTAGTTTACTTTATTGTTTTTAGTACTTTTTACTTTCAAATCTgtataataaaaatatgaatctTTACAGTGAACAggcatttttaaaatattacaataatattGATTCTAAAGGTTGGGTTATACTTTGTAAGAATACTCaatgtttgtgtacattttatcgGATAACTGACTCGTTATAAAGATGGTAATGGTCACtaactcactcactcactcgcCCACAGACGGGCTAAATGGTTGCCAactttaaaatgtcattttagTTGGTCACCTCCATGTGTTATTAGAACCGTTTGCAAAGTTCTGTTTTGTGAATTTGGATTGATTGTGTTCATGATCATAGTAGGTCTGCATGCCTGTATGGAATAATGATTTCTAACACAATGCACAAAATGGTGTCGCCCCTTTAGTATGTACAGCCACTGGCCTGATGTGGCCATGGCGACAGTCCCCCTTTACAAAATTGGCAATAAAAGcttaaatacatttatttctctATATTTAGATCATGTTCTTTTTCTCTGTGTGCAACAATCTGTCCATTGGTGCATTTCCTTTAATGTAATATCAACTCTGGCACcaatattgtttttgtatgaTTTTGGTTAAATTAAACAAGGAAATCGCAATTTATTTGGCATTTAGGGGAATCATGAACAATGTGTATCccattaaaaacaaactctcAAAGTACACACTAAACCATTATACTATACACTTGAGCAAATATATAGAGcgctgcttataaagagtacattctgaagtctgaattctcatttctgcttaatgtttctttgttttgctgtcctcttatccAAATTACCTTTTTATAACAGGAAtccattatataaaaaaattaataagacCAGTCTAAGAGATGACTACATTAGAAGAATGTCTCTCTAGTACTTTTTATAAAGTAAGTTTTGCCTTCTTTCTGGTTGATCTTGTAACTCTTTTGGGAAATCTGCTCTCCTCTGTCTCCGAAAAAGATCAGCCCTCCTATGTCTTCGAAAGAGATCCGCCCTCCTCCGTCTTCGAAAGAGATCCGCCCTCTTCCTTCTGCGAAAGAGATCCGCCCTCCTCCGCCTGCGAAAGCGTTTCGCCCTTTGTCGTCTTCACACGATGATAAAGTTTCAGGAGCTCAATGGCTTCATCTGATGCAATCATGTCTGACAGACGTCTCTCGCATGCATCTTGAATAAATTCAGCTTTGTCTTTTGTCTGACAAAGTAGGACTTGGAGTTCATTTAGGTCTGCATCAGCCATGATCTGGTGATTGAATTAAAGATAGGAAATATAGAATGAGCAATcctaaaaatttaaattgattACTTCCAATTGAGCTCACTCATTGGTCAAAGATCATTTTCTCACCCCCTGCTCCAATTCTTTGGAAAAGTCTTCCTTTGCATTTTCGCCagacttttccttttttaatctGCTATCTTTCACTTATTGTATATTTTACTGTTCTctttagaggcttttgcattaggtatattacaaatgtctttattatatTATCAAGTTCATACCCGTACCAAGCCTCCAAAGAAATGTTCCCATCTGATTGTGAAAAAATTAAAGACTATGGAGGGCATATAGAAAGCATTTATTTCATGGCGTCTCTGCAAACCTAATACTTGATTGTCTCTTCACATTGCAAATGTCCAACTCCTAGTTATTGATCCATGCAGTAAGTATGCATACCTCTAAATCAACCTTAGGTAGAAATGCCAAAATTGCAGGATTTTCAGCGATTCTTCTTGCGACTTGAGCCAGTCTCTGGGAGGTTTCTTCCTGGTTCATTTTACCATCAACTTCAACAAAGCCCATGCTGAACTCTTCTTCCAAGGAACTAGATgctgaaaaatttgaaaataaaattgataacTTAAACCTGAACCAAAAGAATGAAGAGAGTTGTACCTTGACATTTTCTGTTACACACTAACATCAAAGTGAACTACATCTAGAGGCCTTGGCAGGTCTTtgcctttcttgtttttttcatgacaaATCATCAAGCAAAGCCAAATGGCCACTCGAagtaaagaaaaattaaaacaatttaaaaagagaGAGGGTATTATATGCAGGTGCAGTAGTACGGGAAAAGCTACTTTGAAAGATTATGTAAAActagacccagttactggggcgCCGTACTCCCTTTTAGAATAACATTATCATCATCGGtcaataatgacaaattttgaaacaaaagGAGTTCAGCTCCCCAGTAAGTGGGTCTAATGTAAAACCCAGCTATTGCTTTGACTACTCAATCGACAAGACTTTATAGTTTAAATTACCTCTTGTCCACTGTTTGCCTTCAGTCACAACCATTAGGACAGTGTTATCCGGTAAAGTCTTAAAATAATCTTCTTCATCAATTCTTGTGCAGTCCTCTTCCAATACAATCTTGAAGTCCCTGGGTGAGGGAAACTGGGCTTGAATCTTAGTTCGTAATTCTTTGAGAGTAGCTGCAGCTAACCCGATTCTAGTCCGTTCCTTAACTCCACAGATCTTAAGAGGTTTGCGTTTTGGTAAATTCTCCGCTTTACTTTCCAATTTCATTTTCTTAGTGGTAATTGGTTCTTTTGATGAAGAGCTTTCCTCTCTCGCACTGCTGGAAGACGGTTTCTCGAGACTCCTTTTTAATCCCCAGTCTGCGAGACAACAATATTGAGAATTAAAGCTGTAGTTTAATTATTAGTAATACTCTTTTAGCAAACTGCTTTAAAATAAGTGTGAAGTGTCTTGATCAAAGCATTGAGAGCACTGAACTCCAGTGTTGTTATGAGCGGGGTGTTCCACTTCAAGattgtgatacttgtgtccccGACCTGCCCAAGGCAAAGAAAAACCCAGGGTGAGCCATGTCACCCTCCAGTCTGCAAAGTCTACTGTTGAGAGGGTGGGATGGAGCACCTGAAGATGTAAACTGGAGCGGTGAACTCCTTAATTTGTTAGTTTACCCTTGCTGGTGTCAATCTCCAGTGGAGATTGACATCTGGGGTCTGTCTGTGTCTACTTTCATACTACTataagtttattatttattatcaaacATAAGTAGTAGATGTCAAATTTTGAGTACATCACCCTAGTTACCATGGTTACTGAGCTACACATTACAGTAATCAGTATACACTCCCAGACCCAGTGAGTGAGAGCcgtttctttttttattcaagacttcctttaaaatatatttaataattCAACAGAAAGTAGTTATGAATAGTAGTAGTATACCAGCACTACCTTAAAGCATTTTTAAAGCTTGACTTGTTTAGTTCAAATTAAACTGGTTGGAAGTTGAACATGTTGACTTGAAGTTGAAATGTGTGATGCATACCTCCTATTCCTTCAACTGCTATGCGAGTGCCATCTTCTCGAGGGGCGCTCCAATAAATATTTTCATATTTGTAAACTACTTGCACtgcttcatcttcttcttcttcttcttcttcttcttcctgtTCTTCCATATTTAGAGCCTTGCACTTGCAGTTTTCACAATCCTGTTGTTGTTCAGTGACTGTTTTTTTGTATGGCCCACCTACCtagtattattttgttccagACATTCGTCGTACATTCGATGGGTGACCTTCTAGGTACCAGACTACAGTACCAGTTGAACTGTTTCTATTGACTGTTTCACGTACCGTGTTTTAGAAAACAATGTATTTCCATAAAACTaatcatttgaaataaaaaataatacagctTTACAGTTATATATATAGAAGTACAATCTTGTTTGCCATTCTTTTATCTGGTTAATAAAACATACTATTCCGctgaaaatgttattaatttgttgtttaagtttatatttatttttgaacaGTCGTTGTGCAAGCCAAAGTAGTCTGGTTACGTTATACctttcacattattttttgaTTTGCCGTGAGTCGTGTGTGTCGAGAGTGCAAGATCGGGAATGGTGGTGATGGGGCGATAGGTTTGAAAGGAAATGCTGCTTTCGGGGGGAAATGTCTAACATAAACCCTGCACCGACGCCAGAGAGAGCAATTTACGGTTTTGTTCTTTACCTCTGCTCAATTTTCATATTTGGTAAATATTCCTTGTCCTTTGTTTGTTGGTTCgtacatggaggtagaattctacctccatggttcgtAGAAATTTCTATGGGGGCTGTGTATGTCATCACGTCCGTCACGTCCGTCGAACaaacgtgggggggggggcggtggcGGGGCGTGGTGTGGCCATGAATTCCAGCATGGGGGGAGGGGcgggggaaaagtttccgtatggcgccaccactttttcattcgatataaaataatataggaacttatttacctaattgatatatcccttttttttaaaatgagtgaaaaagtggtggcgccatacggaaagttatccggggCGGGGATCGGAAtgttatacacataatgaatgtttatgagtgcaatggtgtgaatatgttcatgagttgaaagatggaatgttatattcaacgaggcggagccgagttgaatggaacattccagctttcaacgaatgaacatattcgcaccattgcacgaatgaaaaacattcattatttgttttatataacatccaagtagatctttgtcattttgattgaaagatacaactttcaaaacaaacaaagcgtaggcctacaatttttaattgtagaaccCAGATGCTAgtattagtaattttactaatattattccttgcagtaacactgctgcgttacaaagacacgcgcacgcagtgatgtttttactcagctttttcgttccatccgaaaagtaccattgcacgctggcagcgtgcaatggtacttttcggatggaacgaaaaagcacggtgagtgactcagcgtgcaatggtacttttatttgttatcacgtgacggacaatcctccaatcaaatggcaaggatatgcttgggtgttatataaacatGTATATTGTATATATTAACCAGCTAGAGAGGAGAAAGAGCCTTCTGAATCTgacaaattgtttctttttttctgggAACTCACCCGGGCCCACAAAacacaggggccgatttcacacaAAAAGCATTTCATCGCATCACAATtatttcagtatcaccatataGTAGATCATTCTATGTGAAATCGGCCAGGGGCCCAATGGCTCTGCTTAGAGTTAGActagaagcagggaattccgtgctttatgccaagcgtatttcacgggtaggcggggaattttggcttgtgcgctaGCGTATTCCATGTTACTAGGCGTTCTATATTTCTACGCTTACATTTTTACACAGCTAGCGTAGAAAGTTTTCGCTAGCATGTGTCGTaagaagcagagccatgaaattgggcccaggttccATAATACAACCAGCTGGTGAGCTGGTTAAATTGTTCCTTAGTCTCATGTTCGTCTATGATAGCGAAACGAACCTCAAGTTTTAGTAGGCCTAGTAAGAGTACTTCACTTACCATATTTCCCTTTTCCTCtatgtttttattgttaaatgttaatttttttaaggggcctaatacaatttgtttttgctgttttgaCTAGGCCTACTTTTTATAATTGCCtgtatagtaataataatattatgtattagaacaaaattataaagcAAGGATTGTTGTAATTGTTTATATAAGGCCTAGTGCTCATAATTGCTAATACTTGTTTACCTGTATGAGTGTAACCTGCTTATAATATCTTGGAACATTTATTTCCTCAGTGCTTTAAACAGTGATAGAATATTACACATTTTTACCGGTCAACTTTCTTTCTTTCCCAGTTTTGTACGTTATTTGGGTGTTTGTTCCTGAGTCATGGCTTCACAGCATTGGACTCACTTACTGGCCTCAAAAGTAAGTACAAGTCCTACCTACGTCTTGTCATAGTTGCAAGTTCCTTTTGTACTCTAAAATCAGTATTTTTTACAATTATGATCAAAGTTATATTCTGTCAATTTGAACACAGAAGTTGATAgatgttttcctttcattttttgTCCCCCATTTTCTTCAGGTATTGGGCAGTTGCTATTCCAGTGTACCTGAGCGTCTGTTTTGTCTTCGctcaagttttctttttttcttttaatcttTGGAACGCACCTCCACTTGATAccattaaaacatttaaaggtaagattcaaattattttttataaagtttaaCTGGAAATCCATTAAATAGAATGGTTATATGCCAATACGTGTTAAGGTGACTTTTTATGGCATATAATTGTTGTTTGCTCAGTTGACAGGCCTGTGtctttaaaatcaaaataagTCTATTCTGAACTTGAACAAAATCCTAGTCAAAATAACTTTGCATAACTGACATTTCTTTTTGATTAACTTTCAGATCCCCATATGAGGCCTGCTTGTCCCATGGACTCGATGCCTGCTGGCGATGAAATTCCAATTAATGAAATAAACAGACATATCTATCTGGATAGGTGACATCATCAAGcatttgtcacaattttttaaatcttaatGATGATATTTCTGCAAGTTTATATTTTTGATAATCTTGCATGTAGTATTGGTTGGATAATAGGCCATGTTGAGCCGGACTAGTTAAGTGTTGTGTAATGGTCCAAGCACTTTAGTGCATTGGACTtgaagtcatcagggtgtgggttcgaatcccggtcatgacacttgtgcccttgagcccaagacacttgtgcccttgagcccaagacacttgtgcccttgagcccatgacacttgtgcccttgagcccaAGACACCTGTGCCCTTGAgcccatgacacttgtgcccttgagcccaAGACACCTGTGCCCTTGAGCCcaagacacttgtgcccttgagcccatgacacttgtgcccttgagcccaAGACACCTGTGCCCTTGAGCCcaagacacttgtgcccttgagcccaagacacttgtgcccttgagcccaagacacttgtgcccttgagcccaagacacttgtgcccttgagcccaagacacttgtgcccttgagccccagacacttgtgcccttgagcccaagacacttgtgcccttgagcccaagacacttgtgcccttgagcccaagacacttgtgcccttgagcccaagacacttgtgccctggagcccaagacacttgtgcccttgagcccaagacacttgtgcccttgagcccaagacacttgtgccctcgagcccaagacacttgtgccctggagcccaagacacttgtgcccttgagcccaagacacttgtgcccttgagaccaagacacttgtgcccttgagaccaagacacttgtgcccttgagcccaagacacttgtgcccttgagaccaagacacttgtgcccttgagcccaagacacttgtgcccttgagcccaagacacttgtgcccttgagcccaagacacttgtgcccttgagaccaagacacttgtgccctggagcccaagacacttgtgcccttgagcccaAGACACTTGTGCACTTGAGCCCAAGACActtttgcttctcttcacccctTAGTCAATGTGTagctgtgagggcagagatggttcttgtggttgatttagcTTTGTGCTACAGATTGGgtagcacaggctgtatactccccatccTCATGGAGTTAAGATGGATTAAGGAATGAAATTAACGGCACAGTGACGGGGGTAATATTGTTGATGCGCCCTGAGCATGCCGATTGATGGATTTAACTTAAGCCACTATTATAATTGTATGGaatattaaatgttttttatttaaaatttacccagtaagtttcccttgtggtttataataatatttgaagattAAATGTATGTACAGCAACAACAATGAAATAAAGAGACTGAAACAAATAATGATGTTACAAGTGGGTTCTTTATTTAGATATTCATCTGGTAGGTCTAACTCTGTTATAGCTAGGTATAGCTCGGTATAGCTAGGTATAGCTCGGTATAGCTAGGTATAGCTAGGTATAGCTAGGTATAACTCGGTATAGCTAGGTATAACTGTTATAGCTAGGTATAGCTTGGTATAGCTAGGTATAGCTTGGTATAGCTAGGTATAATTCGGTACACACGATACTCGGATTGTGAATAGGTAAATCACAGAAACGAAGAGTACAACTTCAACTCTAGCAACATTTCAACATCACTGATGAGAACATCCCACAACTCAACAACAGTGGTGTATCTTGAGGGTGCATTACGCAGGGTGCCCCGCCAACTCTTCCAAGTGAAAACTAATATTTAACTAATTTAGCCCTTGTATAAGAAATTCTAAAAGGTCTGGAAAAAATGTTTACACTTTTACTGGTGGAGATGGGAATAAGACAGAGGGTGTATTTAATAAGACAACCTCTAAGCAACACTCTGAAATATGGCTCACAGTTAAAGGGGCTGAGTCGTTGTTATCATATCAGTCCTGAAGCAGTATATGGAACTATGAACTTTAACCCAGTTACTACACATGCACTTACGCTGGACATCCCATCACAAAGGACACGATCATCACCATACTGTGATTTTAAAATCCAGTGTGGCGCACACGCGCACTAACAGGGTCAAAGGTAAAAATTCCATGGACAGCCACAGGCCTACTAACAATGATGTTGGTCTCCCTCCCTTTAAGGCAAAGATAAAGTGGTTGATTTACAGAAATTATATTGTTCACtttttacaaatattgtgttttgattataatttatttaaatatacCAATCACAATGATGAAATAATTCTCTACAAACAAGTTGACATAAGTAGATTATTAGTTTCCATTATTATTCactctaaaataacaaacaattggAAAGAATTACAGCGGTACATAATATACAGGTTTGGTTTGCTGAACACAGTGCTGGTAGAAACACCTTATGGATTAATGTGATTTGTTAGATGGTTTTATAGAAGCTATACAAGAGCTGTGAAAGCTGGATGAGAGCAGACTTATGCTGTGTCCGACTTATCAGCTACGGCTTTGACTAAGGAAGTCCCATGCTTCAATGCATCGTGATACAACGATTAAGCCGTATACAAAGCCATAGCTGCCAATTCAGACACAGTCTTAAAGGGTCAAATCCACCAGTCTTAGAAATTGAACCATGCTCAGAGTTAACATTATTCCTCCACCAAGCAAAGCCTTGTATCTTTCACACTTTGCCCTTTAACCTTTAACCTTTAACATGACCTATTTATTTACTCCTGAAGACAATGGGATGGCCATATATCTCACTTGTCCCACACAGGGTTACAGCGCTGGCCAAACAAatcaggaaatatgaacttatttCCAAATGTTGTTACCGTGTAAACAATACTTAACAATAACACCCCTGACAAGGATTCTAccttttgattggtttagagtgcatcacatgatatgtcttaaaCGCCAGCAAACATTGATCTAAACCAGTAGCAAACAATGTACTTTACCCATAACAACCAAAGTGCTATAACCATAGCAACAGTAGTTTCTTGGTACCTAAGCATCTAGGAACAATACTTTGGGGATGTTATCAGACAATATTGACCGtattgcttttgctgtggttaAATCTATGACTCGGTTTTAACCATACATGTATAACTAAAAGCAGTTACTATTTGTATAAAACACAACAGTGTATGAGTGCAAAGATGCAAACAAACTTTAGAAGTAACCATGGCATTGTTTGTGTGTATTTACAGTTTAAGAAAGCTGTTCTCATAATGACCGTAATGCATGTGCCACAAGAGCGTATTAAATAGTAAACATtgcaattaaaaaaatgctCAATAAAACATTCAGATAGACTTGAAACCCACCACCGTAAAATTACACCTATTAAATGCCCTAAAGAGAAAGAAAGTGTGGTATTCAGATATTAAATGCCCATAAATCTCATTCGCCTGACACAGGGGTACAGTGCTGGCCAGAAAAATCAGAAATATGGACACAAATAAACCTGCATAACCCTTAGCTTTAAACTCTGTCTCAACGCACACACACCGGCAAGACTACCTCCATCTTGGGCATCTCTTTATGCCGGAAATAAACTTTTCCTCCGAGGCCAggaggggctgatttcacagaGCTAAGATAAATCTTAAGTGAGAATCAATCttgattgctaagcaaaatgggATGGCACAAAACAgatcactatggtgatattgacaacacatcttaagatgaatcttggtGCTGAGTGATTTAAT
This region of Asterias rubens chromosome 18, eAstRub1.3, whole genome shotgun sequence genomic DNA includes:
- the LOC117302195 gene encoding tetratricopeptide repeat protein 36 homolog; amino-acid sequence: MADRQQERPNDEAVLDAIFNPLLPSGGEVPQGVVDETPENDESEEVRESRDLELQGVHKAEAGDMNSAIDFFNKAVLVSPERASCYNNRAQALRLRGDIIGALEDLNHAIELSNGRSKAACQAYTQRGLIRRLEGNNEDALEDFKKAACLGSTFARSQVVQMNPYAAMCNQMLSDVIGRLQAGEPDYES
- the LOC117302194 gene encoding DNA fragmentation factor subunit beta-like; protein product: MEEQEEEEEEEEEDEAVQVVYKYENIYWSAPREDGTRIAVEGIGDWGLKRSLEKPSSSSAREESSSSKEPITTKKMKLESKAENLPKRKPLKICGVKERTRIGLAAATLKELRTKIQAQFPSPRDFKIVLEEDCTRIDEEDYFKTLPDNTVLMVVTEGKQWTRASSSLEEEFSMGFVEVDGKMNQEETSQRLAQVARRIAENPAILAFLPKVDLEIMADADLNELQVLLCQTKDKAEFIQDACERRLSDMIASDEAIELLKLYHRVKTTKGETLSQAEEGGSLSQKEEGGSLSKTEEGGSLSKT
- the LOC117302196 gene encoding phosphatidylinositol N-acetylglucosaminyltransferase subunit P-like → MSNINPAPTPERAIYGFVLYLCSIFIFVLYVIWVFVPESWLHSIGLTYWPQKYWAVAIPVYLSVCFVFAQVFFFSFNLWNAPPLDTIKTFKDPHMRPACPMDSMPAGDEIPINEINRHIYLDR